The Arachis duranensis cultivar V14167 chromosome 9, aradu.V14167.gnm2.J7QH, whole genome shotgun sequence genomic sequence tttaattggtTAAGTATTATGATTCTTTTTTTGCCCCACAATCAAATTACTTAAAAACTACAAGATCCAGTAGTTATAGAAACTAATAGAAAAGGGGATCCAGTAGTTTCTTACAGTATACAAATCAATGATTGATTCATCAGGATTGGGTGAAAAAGCACTGTTGACATATACAAACTGCAAAAACAGGAAACAAATTTGAGTATGCAGATCCTTTAGAGTTTAGACAACTATACAGGTAAAATACACAGTGATTGTTTACCAATGTTTCCCTGTGGAGTTGCCGTCTAAGAAAGTCTATCACCTTTGCAAATTTATCAGCTCCTGCTATCTGCAATATCATATATAAAgacattattttatatttcaagatTTCAAGAAGAATGCATGTAAAAAACTAACAATTCATTCTTGCTAGCAATCCTCGAAATCATTACTTTCAGATTTGTTCCATTTCTGATCAGTTCTATATTCAAACTTGTATCGGCCACAGAAAATTCAGGCAGATACAAGTCTACAGCTTTCTTTCCCCTTATATCAGTGACGAAACTTCATTGGGACAAGAGGGGGCAGCTCGCCTCACCCCGTTCCCCCCTTTCTCCCTCCCCTTTCCCCTCCTAAACTTCAAATTTTCATTTACATATATGGTGTATTACTTTCACTGATACACCGTGAAAGATTTTAACAAAAGTAATGTGGTCTTATATGATCCCCTAAGATTTGAGTCATCCTTCATCACTGGTTGGAATTGCAATATCAGttatacaatacaaataaaaataacatggGCAGCACAGTGCAAAACAAGTAGAAGATGGCCATTTTTAGGGGTCAGAATATGAAAATGTGTCCCCAATAACATTAAATTGTGTACATAATGAAAGTAACGAAGGCAGATAGAATTGCAAAAGAAACAGAAGGAAAATGTAATGGAGATTCACAAGTAATAATATTGATACAGAGCCATCTATTCTTAGTTCATATGGTTAATTTGTTTAACATGATGCAGAAGCTCAACAGCTAGCTGTTTATCAGTGACCACATGATACAGAATTTTAATAGCACATTATTTTGTACACTCAAAGTAATTGCTTCCTTGCATAATAGCATATTCTTTTCACCATCAAAGTCTTCAAAAACCCTCTATTTTCCATCACAGAAATCTAACACCAGAATTTAggaaacaaattaaatgaattaCGAACGATCTACATTCACTTAACTAAACTGTGTAATCGTCATCTATAGTTTGCATGAAAATTACAAACATAGAGAGACACAAAAAGTTTTGGGAGCACAAGATAGTGCGCCATAGGACACAATATACTGCACCCTAGGACAcaaatttctaggattttctatccTAATAAAATGTGGGGATAGAAGAGACATTTTTTCTGTTTCTTGGTCTTTGTATTTGTATCATGTTTGAATAACTAAATTTTCTTATAAGGTATGTTTGATTCCTAACCTGGAGCAAAAAGGATGAAAACAGTGAGTCAGTAGAGAcatatctttctttttgaaGGTATAGAAACATGTTTTTTGTGTTGCTAGATTCTGGAAGTGcataaattttcttaaaaattgtcTGAAGCGGCTAAGATAGGGATAATATTAATTCCTTTTTGTTCTTAACATTTCTGTCTCATCTATGTTGGGAGTCAGAAGTAACCAAACTACAACTAAACTCAATATGCTAAATTTTCACAGCTAATCCAACATATGTTCGCCTCCACAAAGAAAATCATGAATGCAGACTCGAATAGAAGGTCGATCATCAAATTACAGTGTAACGATTAAGATGAGTTAAGTGGCTAACCCAAACTAATACACAGACAAAATATTGTAAACAATTACAATTCAGATTCAAACAAATCATAGTCCACATTCAAAAGTTTCAATTAGAAACTAaaaaagaaactgaaaaagCACATAGATCACAATAAGCAATGAGAAAGCACAGAGATTACGAAAAGCAAACAAAATCATGTGAATTTTGAGTTGAAGTCTGGGAAAAATATAATGCTGCCATTACGAAGATCACCTTGAATTTAGATTGCTTGAGAATAGGAGCATCACCAGTGGCTCTCAGATGAACAACCACTGCcacaaaaccaaaaccctagttcaCGCACCcaagcaaataataataataaataaataaataaaacctgTTTGATTGATTCAGAATACAGAAAACGAGAGATTGGGAAGCAACCTTTACGAACGGAACTTGGTGACTCAGCAGCCATTGCTGACACTAGAATACCtgaatattctttatttttcttttaactcCAATAGAGATCAAGAACGATGGCCGAAAAGCCGAAATAGGGTAAGGAAGGGgtatttgctttgagagaatATGAGTAGAAATTGGGGAGAGGTCCGCAACACTGGGACGGTGGAAAGAGGCTCATCGACGGCTCCTCCGGTGAGGCAGCCGCCGCCGCTAAAGAAACGAAGGACGAAGAGAGAATGGCGAGAGGCAAGGTGTGGGACAGTGGGAGTACGCGACCGGTTAAACCAAAATCTGATTAATTTCTAACCCGGTTCAGTATTGAAACCGggtaaatatatttatagtcGGATTTGACCCGTTTCAATTCAACTGGGCCTTTGCCCAAATGTGTTGGGTCTTTGGGTTGGACTAGGTTCTGTACACCTTCGAAAACTAACGGGTAAgagaaaaacccaaaaaaaacttgttttattgttcatttttttttcaaccttagaagtaaaaaaaatattaacatagtCTAAAGTATATAATTTGttacaattttaatttgattggtttgatatttattttaaatttgatccTGTCTGATCCAAATTATTAAGATTTGAATTGGTTTGCTTTATTcgatttttataaaagaaaattttaggattttattattgaagaatatttattgataaaataaaataaaatcttattttatattcacaaaataattattaaataataataatacatgaaattatgattaaattggatttaaattagtgtgaatagttttatttagtttggtttgaatttaaataaatgtCGAGAGATTGTGCTACAAAACAAGAGAAGACTGCTACAACCTTCTCCTTAATGAAGCAGGCAACAAACACTATCAAAACTAAAAACGTCCATAACTCGCCCAGGGAGTCAATGACATGTAGGTAACCAACactttttacttatttttctttgaacTAACACTAACTCTCTACTTTTCTATGATAAAAGTATTAACTTCTAACatttttcataaataacaaCAAGATTTTTCAGAATTTAGATATGCTTAAGGAATATGCTACATGTATGTTACTGAACTTACAAGATATATAAATGCTTGTTAAAGatatacaaattattttttatatttgctttTTGTTACGGCGATGAATATTATTGTGTAAAATTATTATGGTTATACTTCTAATCACAGAATGTGTGTGGTTGAaagaattataaataatttctaaaaattttaagataaaaatattatatttttatatttagtttaaaatttaaaaaattattttcaaataaatttaatttcagAAAACCACACCATCCTAGTGCTTAACCAAACTTTGATCTCACATCCGATAGTACAATGCTGTTCTTTGAACAGTTGACTGCCACCATGCGTTACTTTGCTCAGTTTGTTGCATTATTCCAATAGATCAATACTTGATATTGACACATTTTAATTattccaatattttttttgtttcccacGGTATCCACCAACCCGACAGGGCAAGGACTAATCCGCCGCGGTACTGAgttccatttaagggtttgtcgttggccaatgggttgctgcatgcacaaggcgtgATTCGAACTCccaacacttgcttaagcggactagtgagctaaccactagaccaacccaacttggtttAATTATTCCAATATGATTCTATATGATTTgactaaataaaaattggtaGAATCTAATTAACTCACATGAACcaattttataaatcatattaaTCACAATATGGCTGTCAACTTCGCTAGTTAACTCATAAAATCATCATAGTTTGTGTCTAAGTAAGTAATAGAATTAAGTTGACTTCGTCTCAAATTCATTTTTAGATAGACTTGGCTAAATTCGGACAAACCTACTCAAATTTGCGAGTTTATGAGTTAGCAAATTTGGTTTTACCTCCATTTTGAGTCAAAACAGCTTCGTTTggtcttaaaaaataaataaataaaatgaacatgCGTTTTTTCTTAGGGTTGCACTAAACCCTCACTTACTCTCCTCTCCTCTCGTCTGTGTTGTTCCACTgtctctttttcctttctttgttCTGCCGCTGGTCGTTGTCATATTCCACTGCTCCTGGACTCCTTTACCTTTCATGCTTCTCGGCCTTCTCCTTTAATCCTTCCTACCTCAATTATGTTTTGTCGTTTACTCATTCTGCTTCTCCTTCGTCATTTTGGGCGTCACTAGTTGTTATTCTTGCATTTGCTTTTCATTAGAGCTTTTGAGTTCTGCCCCTAATAACTATTCGTGCTTTTGTTTTGCTTCGAGTTACTACAACAGCTTATGTATgtcttattttttttgccactaaTAGCCTATTACAAATTTATACTCTTGTAACTTATAATTTATTTGATTGTTAAATGTAAATAGTTTATTTAAGGTGGAAACTCAAGTGAagttaacttcacgtgaagttgacaCCTGAGAGTCGttggatgaaaatttagtcaaatcagtcaaatcatttaacggcGATTGTTAAATGTAAATAGTTTATTTAAGGTGGAAACTCAAGTGAagttaacttcacgtgaagtcgacttcacctgagttttcaccattATTTAAATTATGCTTCATGGTTGTTatttcttactaattttttattatttaatattgttGACCTTGGATGTTTAATTGTCAATTGTTATGATGTTGGTTCTTTAGCCTTGACTTAAAGATTTTAATTCTATATGGCTATTAAATGATTCTGAATTGGTTTGACATTTTTGCAGTACGTTTAGATTTGAGTAAATATGtatctaattttatatataatattttaaaaaaaaattcataatagaTAAACTCATATAAGTTTATGGATAGAATTCACAAGTTAAATCTAGATAAattctataaatttatttagagtcGTAAATTATATACGGTCAAACTAATAGCCattaaaatattagataaacatataactgTTTATATCAATATTATACATCTGTTGTGAGACAAAAAATTGTACATAAACTAATATGGGTCGCATTTCTAAAGGTGATGGATTTggtcaattattttaaaaaatcaaacactaaaTTAACTCGTTTATTAtactatttcaataaaaaactGGGAGATGTAACTTGAGTTTAGCTGAGCTATAGCTCCAACCAAAAGAATATACAACATTGCTCACTTAgatgattaaattataaaataatagagGAATAaatcttctcaatttttttatcatatacaTCAGTTTAAGTAAGTTAAGAAAAAACAATAAAGGGTGAAAAattatacttaaaaaaataagaaaatccaTTCTGATGATGAGAACTCTTATACAACTTTAATACAATATCTTCATTTTACATTACAAGATGAAGGAACAACATTTTTCAGCCGAAACCTAGCTCATTCTTCGTAACcatttctaaaatattattaaacaaaacaaataatCCACACACAttgtgtttttcttgttctttttttgCCATATTATTAATAAGTGTTTGTTTTTCAAAGCCAATCAAATCCAGACTCTATAATATTTTCCATGTGTTGAAAATCAAAATCCGTATCATACAATGAATCACTCCAAGGCCAATGGAAATGGGTGTCATTGAATGATAATTTTGGATATAACTGCCCTACTGCTTTATCAACTGTGCTAAtatgtttgttattattattattattattattaccacTTCCTTCCAACATGTTATTTTCCAAACATGATGATGCTTCTGCAAAGTCCATCTTGAGAAGCTCCGAATAAAGATTATTTCCCTCCGTTTGAAAATCCGCCATGAAATCCAACGCTTCCTCGatgtttttgttgttgttattgttgttgtcgtCGTCGATATTGGTGTTACTCTCTGAAGATGGTGACACTGGAGACGAAAACGATGAACCCTTCATCTTGTAATCCGTGGCattaacattattattaatgtgatgattatgAACCATGCCttcattattttgttttgtgaTAATTTCTTTGGTGAGTATgaccttattattattaggccATCTTGTGGCTTTAGTCTGGACCAAACAAGAACCAATATTATTTTGTAGGTAATTATTAGGGCATGGCCATTCTCGGGTTTTTGGATTCGGGTTCGGATCCAGTTGGAGCAAGTTTGATGATGAACAATTTTGGGTACCATTTTGAAGCTTTCTTCCAATGTTGGTATTCCAATAGTTCTTGATTTCATTGTCTGTTCGTCCTGGAAGCCTCCCAGCAATCAAGGACCACCtaacattattaataataatacattCATTTAATTCTTACTTATATTAGCATCTACGGctaaaaaaaacagaaattatatatatttaatttgtattagaAAAGTATATTCACTTACAATAATTAAAacatcttaaaataaaatttaattactttattagttcttataattttattaaatttataattaaatttttatatatttttttttaattcagtcTCTACACTACttgtaattttataattagatcaTTCTTagtgttaaaaaatatataaattaaaagtatatATCCACAGTTAAAAACTAGTTAGATATTTaactacatatttttttaagaaaaatattttgttaattttaatattttaaatattaaaaggacttaattacaaaattaaaaatagagtaaaaatttaattgacaaagaaaaaatataaaaaattatttagtaaattataaaaactaataaaataattaaacctaataaAAGTATTTAAGATAAATTAGTTACGAGTGTTTTTGGAATATACATTAAATatgttctaaaaaaaaaaaatgatatcaatctcaatttaactAAAGTTATACACTATACTGTTGAATAATCATTTTAACGGagcaattttttataaaagtttataGATCATgtctataaaattaaatttcatgtCAATCTAAACAAATTTGCTATGCTTTGTATTGATAAAAAATTACcgtaatacaaaattttaaaacgtCTATGAATATGAAATGTTAGAATATAGTCTTGTTGATATTCAGCTGTCACAAAATGTACAAATAATCTTTACGATAGGTGATTGTAATTCAACGATTAGATTGATAAAGATTAACTATTTTCATGAAAGTATATGAGTAGTGTAGTTGAATTCATATGATATTCGTGTCAACTTAtattatcttattatatatgtcagtcttcaaaaaagaaaaatacttaCAAAGTCGAAATACAGatatttaagaatattattatttGCAATATTGTTGGTTGATAATAACaacaattttgttattttattatctaagaaaataattatgttattaCTGATTAGTCACTCTTATTATAAAGATACATATTAGTATATAGAATGATCATCAAATATTtacatttaatttataattagattGTATAAAGCAATATTTCAaactctatatatattataatcaaGCAACACCaagtatatttaaatttttcatgCATGGAAGATATAAAGTTTAGGACTTTCGCTatatttacattttcttttcttttcacacCTTTTGTTTCTAACTCTTGAAAAGGCATGGCAcctttaaaagaaaaacaaaaattgagaTCACTgttaaggaaaaaaatatatggCAACTTAATTAAAGCACATGTGGAAACTTCGAAAATCTTGATGACGACTTCACAATTATATAAAACAAGACATAAAAGGTATAagataataaaagaagaaaaggatgTTTAGAGAAAAAGAAGTCAGGTTGTTATTTTGTCCTacctaaatattttaataagtaTTAATAATGATACTATTAAAGTATTAATGTTTCTCATcttatttattcaaaatataagataacttgtataataaattatttctctaataaaatagtatcattattattatataagtccctaataaaatattattagaaaaattagtctttatattaactcttttgaaaaatgataaaatgGTCCTTAATTTATCTAAACAATAGTATATATAGTAGTTATTGATGAggaattatattattaaattgtctaaaactttaaaaaattaaaaactaattagtcAATTCGCTTTGTTAGAGATTAATTTGTCCTGTACAAAAATTTGTTGGAACGAATTTATAGTATCATCAAATTTCATAGATTTCATAAGAAAAATGAGTTAAAATGCAAATATTTTCatgaaacaaaatattaaaaggtGAGAATTGCTTATAAGAGGCGACaataaaccaacaaaaaaataaaaatgattttagtAGGGACTAGGGAGCGacaataaacaaacaaaaaaatgggGCCATGATAATAACTTATATACCCAAATatctttcctttactttttgaaaatattaaaaactcaattgttttgtaatttttatgtaaagtttttatatgttaataatttatttacttgTGGTGACATTAGGGATAATAATTAGATAAGAATTAAGATCGTATATAAAAGATTATTATTTGCTTAGAATGaggatttttaattatatatttatacatgttaattaaaagagaaatcttTGATACAAAAATGAATATTATTGAACATTATGTTAACTCTATAGATAATTCATGAATCCAATAAAAACATCATAATCAGTAGTAAAGTATATTCACCTAATATAATTTTATGCGAATGTAcgtatattatttatttatttatttatttatattattacaaatatatttttgataaatttctTCAATTAgaatatacataaaataatgaaaatgatTGACCTGTTTCCGAGAAGGTTGTGAAGGCGGATTATAAGCTCTTCTTCATCGTGAGTAATATTTCCTCTTTTAATGCCAGGTCTTAGATAATTCAACCATCTCAGCCTGCAACTTTTTCCGCATCTCTTAAGCCCTATGCATCAAAACATTACATTACACAACTACTAAATGTAAATAATTCAAATACACTTGTATATATAATGACTAATGAGAAATGTTAAGTGAATAAcacctttttttttgtcttacaTTTGAACTAATATTGACTAATTCTCCaaatttttacactaaaaatGTTGCTCGACTATTTATCATAACTAATaacacactttttttttcaattttcagtttcaaaaaatatttattatatatgtaaatttttacattaaaaGTGTTAGTCACCTAGCATTCTCCATAACGAATAACACATTTTTTTCGATTCCcagtttaaaaaaatgtttattatatatatgtcatttttaaaactaaaaatgttAGTTACCTAGCATTTTTCATAACGAATAACACATTTTTTTTCGATTCCcagaaataaaattatgaaagaataagaaaaaaaataaaaaatgttgtaCTTTATATTTCTTGGTTGATTGTTATTTgattgaattataaattatgaaagtaaaattaaatatatataaaatattggccaatgaaaaataaaaacaaataaagataaaataaaaataaataaaaataaaataaaataataaatattaaaattataattaaatttatgtattttgttaAATTGAATTTGTGGGTTACGtgacttttttattattgtcatgGAATAAGGTGAAAAAGTGGTTTAATACCTAatctgaaaaaaatatttatatactgACCAGCTCTTTTGGGTAAGTGTCTCCATTTTCCTTCACCATGAATCTTAATGTAGTCTGTGAGAATTTTGTCTTCCATAGCAGTCCATGCTCCTTTGTTCAAACCTTCCTTAGAACAGCAAGGACTCCTTCCCATATCTTTCAGTGCAATTAAGAAAGAGAGTGACAATGCAAGAGGCCAAGAgcacaaagaaaaatagaatctATGTCAAAGAGATGTGTCGCTGTTACCTCCTTTCTCtcaacatatatatacaattcTACATTAATACACTACTCTTtatattatcaaattaattaattacaagcCTAGCTGGCTAGGTCTCCACCACCAATAATTTGCttaataacatatatttttcCCAAAGATTTTGTGCATGTCAGAGTGGGGTCATACATATTTGCCTGTCCTTACCTTTTACTTTATtatggaataaaataaaaaatatcttgttaatactaaaatttattattaaagtagtctttacatatttattaatatttatacaaATTATTCTCTATATCTTTTAGTNNNNNNNNNNNNNNNNNNNNNNNNNNNNNNNNNNNNNNNNNNNNNNNNNNNNNNNNNNNNNNNNNNNNNNNNNNNNNNNNNNNNNNNNNNNNNNNNNNNNNNNNNNNNNNNNNNNNNNNNNNNNNNNNNNNNNNNNNNNNNNNNNNNNNNNNNNNNNNNNNNNNNNNNNNNNNNNNNNNNNNTAAAGTAATTTTAGTTGTTATTACTTTAGCATAACCAAtcataattaaaatcataattgAATATACACATCCGTCATTCATATAATATAAGAATCACTGTATATATACTTTTGCTTCTATCTAACTTTCTCTCACTCTTGAAAGTTTGTTGGATGTACATTTTCTTATATCgctatataattaattaagcaCGTTTACATAACCCGGAGAGAAACGTACTGTGAGGAATAAGTGCTctcatattttttgtattttgttttttacCTTGTGTTCAGAATTCAATACTCAACATCATAATTTTGTACTAGAATAGTAATAAAAAATGTTGTAGGCATTTTGCCTCAATCTGAATTTATTTCATGCAGAATAATGTAAAGACACTACAGACCATGATTGATTCTTTAGTGACATTTGAAGAAATttactaaattataaaaaagtgGAAGCTATATATACCAGTAGCATTTCTATAAGCGATCTAATGCTGCACGAAAAATTTCAAATGTTCttaaaatatcaatattttaataattttaaccattaattttaattaatatattatattatattatattatattatattattgagATTAAATAGTTAAAACTATTAgaatactaatattttaagaacGTTTAAAATTCTTTCctatatatgttaataaaatagttttaacttttgtatactttttattttctttaataacAACAAAATTTGTAACTAGTTTAGATTAATTAACTGGTTAAATCATTCGTCTGCTTAAAATAAGTATATAAGAGATTTAAATTTCGCCTAATGCAAGTAATAATCTATTAGTCAGTGACCAATCTTTAAATGGAGATTAAATATACGACGAATTAGTTTTTAATCTATCGAACTGAATAATACCATACtatgagaaataaaaaatacaatgaaaataaattaggtgATCTATCAAGAGtttattttttgatatgttATAAAATAGGTCTAGATTTAAGTTATTTTAGAATCCTAAATTTGTTAATAAATTAAGTTTAGATTCATGAAATAGTATGATTGGTTTGTCAAGCATACTTGAGtccattaaaataaaacaacttaTAAATGAGAAAATAATCTAAAAGTATATTCATCTCTACAAAAAAATTTggttatttttcttaaatattatataaaagttaaCCCTTCTTAAcaattttgatattaattttttttaattattaaatctttttaagggtctttttagaataatttttttaaaaaaatattagaaccAAATTGTATAAAATCAG encodes the following:
- the LOC107464792 gene encoding ubiquitin-like protein ATG12 codes for the protein MAAESPSSVRKVVVHLRATGDAPILKQSKFKIAGADKFAKVIDFLRRQLHRETLFVYVNSAFSPNPDESIIDLYTNFGFDGKLVVNYACSMAWG
- the LOC107464712 gene encoding transcription factor MYB1-like codes for the protein MGRSPCCSKEGLNKGAWTAMEDKILTDYIKIHGEGKWRHLPKRAGLKRCGKSCRLRWLNYLRPGIKRGNITHDEEELIIRLHNLLGNRWSLIAGRLPGRTDNEIKNYWNTNIGRKLQNGTQNCSSSNLLQLDPNPNPKTREWPCPNNYLQNNIGSCLVQTKATRWPNNNKVILTKEIITKQNNEGMVHNHHINNNVNATDYKMKGSSFSSPVSPSSESNTNIDDDNNNNNNKNIEEALDFMADFQTEGNNLYSELLKMDFAEASSCLENNMLEGSGNNNNNNNNKHISTVDKAVGQLYPKLSFNDTHFHWPWSDSLYDTDFDFQHMENIIESGFDWL